The following is a genomic window from Rhodopirellula islandica.
CGCCAAGTTTTGCCAAAGCTGCATCACGTTTGCATTGCGTCGGGTGCCCTCCCAATAGTATCTCGCCGCCGCTTGGATTTGACCGGTTTCCGATGCCCAGTTGCCCAGGACAGACCAGTACTCCCATCGATCGCTGCAACTGTCGTCGAGACCACGATGCCACGACTCCAATTGGTCCCATTTTGCTTGACGAGCCAGCGATCGGCCCAGCAAAATTTGGGCAGGCGCAAATTGGGAATCTTGCTTGAGAATGGTTTGAAGAACGCGCACTGCTTCAACAAGCTTGCCCCGATCAAACTGCCATTCTGCCTGAGCCAGCAACGGACGAATGTCTGATTCATTGCGGTCAACCATTTTGACCATCGAATCAATTTCCAAGGTTCGGCCACGCGTATTACCAATCGCCAACAGTAAGTCTTGGTCGATTTGTCGTTGACGCACCAATGCTTCGCCGTGAGGCAAAGCCGAGTGCCGATCCCCCAACCCTGTCCAAAGGTCAAACAGCAAACGTCGCGATTCGTGCTGAGCCGGCACTTGCTGGACAGCCATGGTGAGCAGGTCAATCGCGTCCATCACTCGACCAACCGAGATCAGTCCCACAACGGTGCGTTGTACCTGAACCGGCGAAGCAAAAGCATTTTTGCGAGTAGCGTCAATCATCAAGTCGACGGCCAGTTGCTTCTTGTCCAGAGCAAAGGCAAGCGACGCGATCTCTTCCAGGACTTGCGGGTCGTCTTGGTGTGTGATCAGCACGTCTTGAGCGATTCCCCAGGCTGTTTGCAGATCGCCAGATTTTATGGCCGTTCGCAAATCAACCATGGTCGAATGAGGCTCAACCGCCAGATGCTGATCGTCCCCCCCCGCATCACTTGGACGGCGGCACCCTGTGCATGGCAACGTGACCAGGGTCAGTACGAGCCACAATCCAAACCGTGGGATCGCCGAACCGAAAGGCATGACCAACATAAAACTCGCATGCATGAAATTCGCGTTTGGGGCGGACCAGGGAGCCATCGTCTCCTGGCGATACCCCGTTTGTGATTGCAACTCTCGATCACGTTTCCGGTAAAAACCTAGGTTGTTGAGGTTGACCTTGCAAGAAGCTCAGCCTGCTGATTTCGTTGGAGGTGTAACCAACAGGAACGAAGGCATTGAAACGGGTTTGCCGAATTGGTGCGCAGCACGCTTAGGCGTGTAGTCCCCCATCTCCAATCCGCCACCCAATGGTCGACGAGTTGAGTACACATTCATTCTCAAGACCAAGCCGAATCGAAAGTGTCAATATCTGGCTCGTTAGCATGTTGAATGCTTGGCAGACTGACTTCAGTCTCGCCTTGCCGAGTGGGCGTCGACACCCAGCAGATGTCCCCTCACCGGCATCGTGCCTTGGGGATTTCCGGGACATTCATGCTGACCGGAATCGAGCCGTCTTTGTCGCAAACGGGTGAATAAACCCCCTTGACATGCTCAGAATGCTCAGGCAGAGTACTGTAATGCTGTAACGTTGTTTCAGTTTACACACCCCCTGCCTGTTGTCCTGCCCCGAAATACTGAGTCGCTGTTGGTTCCCTTCGTTCGGAAAAACTGATTTCCCGATCGAACGTGAACGCTCTTGAAAGCTTTGCTCAAATCATTTCCTCATGGTCACGGAACGAGTCTGTCGTTTCAGTGATGCACTGACGAATCTAATTTTGGCGATCCTGACCATCGAAATTTCAATCCCACAGATTGCAAATTTGGTCAGAGAACTCACTGCGACCGCATCCTGCCCAGTTCTTGGTCCCCTCCTTTTTTGATCAATGGTTTTTTTATGAAAGTCAGAATGTCTCGACGTGGATTCACTCTCGTCGAATTGTTGGTCGTTATTGCCATCATTGGTGTGCTCGTCGGATTGTTGTTGCCTGCTGTTCAAGCTGCGCGCGAGGCAGCCCGCAGAATGAGTTGCAGCAACAACTTCAAGCAACTTGGTTTGGCAATTCACAACTATCACGCTGCCTACAACAAGATGCCGATGCAGGCCACCGGCACTTTCGACACCCATACTGCCACTCCCGAGTTCTGGCGAAATGGCGATGGTGCGAACCACTATCGATTGAGTATCTTGGTCGGTTTGACTCCCTTTCTCGAGCAACAAGCGATTTGGGAGCAGATCACCAACCCGATGGTAGGTCGAACCGATGAAGGGACCGGATGCCCCGGCGGTTCCAACGCATGTCCATGGCCAGCGATGGGACCGACGCCCAACCAGTTGCAATACATTCCTTGGGCCACTCAACTCCCATCGCTTCGATGCCCAAGCGACCCAGGAAGCGGGTTGCCATCGCTGGGACGTACCAATTACGCAGCTTGCTTGGGTGACTCCGGCGCTGGCTCCATTTGGCTCGGTGTTCGTCCCTACAACTATGCCAACAAGCCTGGCTCAGGCGATTTTCAACGGTCTCGCGCTGCCCACCGCGGCGTGTTTGTGAACGGCGACCAGTTGCAATTCCGGGACATTCTCGATGGCCTGTCCAACACGATTTGCATGGGCGAAATTGCCAGCGATATGGGGGACCAAGACATCCGAACCCGACCGTTGACTGGCACATCGCTTCAACCGGAAGACGCGCCCCAAGAGTGCATGCAATACGTTGCGGCTGATCGACCACAATACTGGAACGGAACGGCACCAATGGATGGTAGCGCTGGCAATGGACGTGGCTACCGATGGGCCAGTTCGTACACGGTTTACAGTGCGATCACGACCAATTTGCCGCCAAACCGCGAACTTTGCACAACGCAAAACTATGCCGAGCAGGTTACCCTTCCTCCATCGAGTCGCCACCAAGGTGGGGTC
Proteins encoded in this region:
- a CDS encoding DUF1559 domain-containing protein; translated protein: MSRRGFTLVELLVVIAIIGVLVGLLLPAVQAAREAARRMSCSNNFKQLGLAIHNYHAAYNKMPMQATGTFDTHTATPEFWRNGDGANHYRLSILVGLTPFLEQQAIWEQITNPMVGRTDEGTGCPGGSNACPWPAMGPTPNQLQYIPWATQLPSLRCPSDPGSGLPSLGRTNYAACLGDSGAGSIWLGVRPYNYANKPGSGDFQRSRAAHRGVFVNGDQLQFRDILDGLSNTICMGEIASDMGDQDIRTRPLTGTSLQPEDAPQECMQYVAADRPQYWNGTAPMDGSAGNGRGYRWASSYTVYSAITTNLPPNRELCTTQNYAEQVTLPPSSRHQGGVHVLMADGAIKFITESIEAGNLDNPMVRQGGNAANFNQPGAKSPYGLWGALGTRAGKETFEADF